DNA sequence from the Luteibaculum oceani genome:
GCCCTTCGGGGCCGTTTTTTGTTAGAAACTAACTGAGATTCCGAAATTTATATCTCGAAATATTTTGTCGATAGGAACCACGGGGTTTGGGTCGTAAATGCTCTGATAAAGCAAGGCTAAATCAACATACTCCGTTAATTGGTAACTAAGTCGTGTACTTGTGCCAATTCTAGGATCGCTGAACCAAGAATCTATGTGGTTTTGATAGTAAAAACTAAAGTCGATGAATATGGTGGAGAATAACTCTTGTTTGTAGGATACATAGGCTCCAAGGCGAAAATTTTGATTTTCGATAGGGTCGATTATCATAGGTCGATTTTCTTCCAAAACCCCTTCGTAATTCCATCTCTCAAATTCATAAAACGGGCCAATACCCCCGAATATCCCCAGTTTATTGGTTTGATAGAATCTGTATCTAACATTGGAACCTACTGCAAACTTTCTATCTAAGCCTCTTATTTCTGCCCAGTGGTATTGTAGGTATGGTTCTATTAGCCATCTTTTCGATGTACTTCTACGGTATTCGGCATAAATAAATCCACCACTTTGAATGGTTTCTTCACCAAATTTTGAAAGGTTTACACGGTTGGCAATTGTAAATGCGTCCTTTCCAATTTTTACAGATATATCTGAGGTGTTTTCAAATTCGAAAAGATCCTTTTTGAGGTTTTTAAAATTAAAATTGGGAGTGAAATTTCCCTTTACCCGCTCGGCAGTATCGAGTATAACATTAAAACTTTCAGTGTGTAGGATTTGGGCATGAAGTTCTGTCCAGCCTAAAGATAAAAGTAGTCCTACTACCAGAATCTTTTTCATAATACAAATTGATTGATTTAAAGCCAATTGAATTTTATGGCCAGTTTAATGATCTCTCCAATGAAAAGTAGAGATAGAAGAATTGGAGCTAATATCTTTATGGAAAAGGTGAGAAACTTTTGGGTTCTTGGAGATATTTGATGGTTGCCAATTTTCAATTCTTCCATTAAGCCCTCAATCTTCCATACCCTTGCAATAGCA
Encoded proteins:
- a CDS encoding DUF481 domain-containing protein — its product is MKKILVVGLLLSLGWTELHAQILHTESFNVILDTAERVKGNFTPNFNFKNLKKDLFEFENTSDISVKIGKDAFTIANRVNLSKFGEETIQSGGFIYAEYRRSTSKRWLIEPYLQYHWAEIRGLDRKFAVGSNVRYRFYQTNKLGIFGGIGPFYEFERWNYEGVLEENRPMIIDPIENQNFRLGAYVSYKQELFSTIFIDFSFYYQNHIDSWFSDPRIGTSTRLSYQLTEYVDLALLYQSIYDPNPVVPIDKIFRDINFGISVSF